In the genome of bacterium, one region contains:
- a CDS encoding PorV/PorQ family protein: protein MQYNKKTIIFINATLVFLMAISGLYAQSGIDPYKIERVGLTGWQFLKIQNDARFAAMGGAFTAVSHGDAGSIFSNPAALTDVDNLDCFISNVNWIADIGYRNASIAKRLGRIGVFGLSVAIVDMGDIDETINSPVIGENRTEAVVTGNTFSASDFAVGLSYAKKITDRLSIGGNVRWIQEKIADVSMQNVSVDFGTIFHTGFKSLRFAMLARNFGPDAHLVGWSEEYQSEAVDVRMPLDFRLGMAMDFFDTEGSNQLLTISLDGSHPNDGPEKINLGGEYTLADILILRAGYRFNYDEENFSFGGGLQYKIGEVSAKINYAFVNFSRLKQVQMFSLGFSF from the coding sequence ATGCAATATAATAAAAAAACTATCATATTCATCAATGCTACCCTCGTCTTTCTTATGGCCATTTCAGGATTGTATGCACAAAGTGGTATTGATCCTTATAAGATTGAACGTGTTGGTTTGACAGGGTGGCAATTTTTAAAAATTCAAAATGATGCTAGATTCGCAGCAATGGGTGGAGCCTTTACTGCTGTTTCTCATGGTGATGCTGGATCAATATTCAGTAATCCGGCAGCTTTGACTGATGTTGATAATTTGGATTGTTTTATCAGCAATGTCAATTGGATTGCTGATATAGGATATAGAAATGCATCAATTGCTAAACGGTTAGGCAGGATAGGCGTGTTCGGGCTTAGCGTTGCCATAGTTGATATGGGAGATATTGATGAAACTATAAACAGTCCTGTTATTGGAGAAAATAGAACTGAAGCTGTCGTTACTGGAAATACTTTTAGTGCAAGCGATTTTGCGGTTGGATTGTCTTATGCAAAAAAAATTACTGACCGTCTTTCCATTGGTGGTAATGTAAGATGGATTCAGGAAAAGATTGCGGATGTTAGTATGCAAAATGTATCTGTCGATTTTGGTACAATCTTTCATACTGGATTCAAGAGTTTGCGATTTGCTATGTTGGCACGTAATTTTGGACCCGATGCTCACTTAGTTGGATGGTCCGAAGAATACCAATCTGAGGCAGTTGATGTTCGTATGCCACTTGATTTTCGTTTAGGAATGGCTATGGACTTTTTTGATACTGAAGGTAGTAATCAGCTATTAACAATTTCCTTAGATGGCAGTCATCCTAATGATGGCCCAGAAAAGATAAATTTAGGCGGCGAATATACTCTTGCAGATATTCTTATCCTTCGAGCAGGTTATCGTTTTAATTATGATGAAGAAAATTTTTCTTTTGGTGGCGGACTACAGTACAAAATAGGTGAAGTATCAGCAAAGATCAATTATGCATTTGTTAACTTTAGCAGATTAAAGCAAGTTCAAATGTTCTCTTTAGGCTTTTCTTTCTAA
- a CDS encoding multidrug DMT transporter permease codes for MFVLQSYLPAVIFCVITMFCWGSWANTQKLAKKEWRFELFYWDYTIGVLLLSIVSALTLGSMGSVGRSFFQDIAQADFNNILSAAIGGAVFNAANILLVAAIAIAGMSVAFPVGIGLALALGVVINFIATPLGNPILLFVGVALVVAAIFFDAAAYKKIPGQSGSVSTKGLVLSVLCGILMGFFYRFVARAMSTDFVNLEAGKLSPYTAVFFFSVGVVVSNFVFNTIIMKKPFVGKPVPFSAYFKGGFRIHLIGILGGIIWNIGMSLNIIASGQAGFAISYGLGQGATLVAALWGVFIWKEFKAAPKSANKLIALMFFCFVIGLGLIIISRLA; via the coding sequence ATGTTTGTATTACAAAGTTATCTACCAGCGGTAATTTTTTGTGTCATTACTATGTTTTGCTGGGGATCTTGGGCTAATACTCAGAAGCTGGCAAAAAAGGAATGGCGTTTTGAACTTTTTTATTGGGATTACACGATCGGTGTTTTATTATTATCCATTGTTTCAGCGCTTACTTTAGGAAGTATGGGATCAGTCGGAAGAAGTTTTTTCCAGGATATAGCTCAGGCTGATTTCAACAATATACTATCAGCAGCTATTGGGGGAGCTGTGTTTAATGCTGCAAATATCCTTTTGGTTGCTGCTATTGCTATTGCAGGCATGTCTGTTGCCTTTCCCGTAGGGATAGGATTAGCCTTGGCATTGGGAGTTGTTATTAATTTTATTGCAACACCACTCGGGAATCCAATACTCCTTTTTGTAGGGGTGGCATTAGTAGTTGCAGCTATTTTTTTTGATGCTGCTGCCTATAAAAAAATACCTGGTCAATCTGGAAGTGTCTCAACTAAAGGTCTTGTTCTTTCTGTTTTATGCGGAATTCTGATGGGATTCTTTTATAGATTCGTAGCGAGAGCTATGTCAACAGACTTTGTTAATTTGGAAGCAGGGAAACTGAGTCCTTATACAGCTGTGTTCTTTTTCTCTGTAGGAGTGGTTGTCAGTAATTTTGTATTTAATACCATAATTATGAAAAAACCATTTGTTGGTAAGCCGGTTCCATTTTCTGCTTATTTCAAAGGCGGATTTCGCATACATCTAATTGGTATACTTGGTGGCATTATCTGGAATATTGGAATGTCCTTAAACATAATTGCATCAGGTCAGGCAGGTTTTGCGATTTCCTATGGACTGGGACAGGGAGCCACGTTGGTAGCGGCACTCTGGGGCGTATTCATTTGGAAGGAATTTAAAGCAGCGCCAAAATCAGCAAATAAACTCATAGCACTTATGTTCTTTTGTTTTGTTATCGGTTTAGGTCTTATTATAATTTCAAGGTTGGCTTAA
- a CDS encoding DUF4185 domain-containing protein → MILQKSLSYSIVVLFVIILCNCSVQSLDEDNSNLNYIPPISDTRDVFVLSRATKICQLVGDWDRERQEPTLNQTGIRYNLDMIDLGVPFIHKGLTYILFGETWIGAYDAIAYTNDTTPEDGLQLDFIQNEDGHFRPVSIPGVSLGAFEALLEGVSIGGRMYIYVSTDNYKYGVGPGYEYSRSVLAVSDDNGYTFTYLYDLSTFPNGHFINVSIVKVEVSAWEGFPDSTGVGLVLFGSGKPAQSNVFLAFQPAELIEDPSSIWYFAGLTDSGEPTWSSQEQDAKPLFLQPCVASISVTYNRFIHKWIMLYPCLFPERPDYLRGINMRTADYPWGPWSLPTIIFHPWEDNALGSYMHVSWEYAVMDSVHDPGREYEWGIEYGSYQYGMFATGDSATTTIYFNMSTWNPYTVVLMKTILQKL, encoded by the coding sequence GTGATACTGCAAAAAAGTTTGAGTTATTCAATAGTTGTTTTATTTGTGATTATTCTATGCAATTGCTCTGTGCAATCTTTAGATGAGGATAATTCAAACTTAAATTATATACCACCAATTAGTGATACACGGGATGTCTTTGTACTATCCCGTGCTACTAAAATTTGTCAACTCGTAGGCGATTGGGATCGAGAACGACAAGAGCCGACGCTCAATCAAACAGGGATTAGGTATAATCTAGATATGATAGACCTCGGCGTTCCATTTATACACAAAGGTCTGACGTATATTCTTTTTGGTGAAACATGGATAGGTGCTTACGATGCTATAGCCTATACGAATGATACTACTCCGGAGGATGGTCTCCAATTGGATTTCATCCAAAATGAAGATGGACATTTCAGACCCGTAAGTATTCCTGGTGTAAGTCTGGGGGCTTTTGAAGCGCTATTGGAAGGGGTGAGTATAGGGGGGCGTATGTACATCTATGTAAGTACAGATAATTATAAGTATGGTGTAGGGCCTGGTTATGAGTATTCGCGTTCGGTCTTGGCGGTATCTGATGATAACGGATATACTTTTACTTATTTATACGACTTATCAACATTTCCAAATGGGCATTTCATCAATGTTTCAATTGTAAAAGTGGAAGTATCAGCATGGGAAGGTTTTCCGGATTCGACGGGTGTCGGCTTGGTTCTATTTGGCTCTGGAAAGCCCGCACAGAGCAATGTTTTTCTTGCTTTTCAACCTGCAGAGCTGATTGAAGACCCATCGAGTATATGGTATTTTGCAGGTTTGACTGATTCTGGTGAACCAACCTGGAGCAGCCAAGAACAAGATGCTAAACCGCTCTTTCTTCAACCATGTGTGGCATCAATATCAGTTACATACAATCGTTTTATTCATAAATGGATAATGCTCTACCCCTGCCTTTTCCCAGAAAGACCCGATTATCTGCGAGGTATCAATATGCGAACCGCGGATTATCCATGGGGTCCTTGGTCACTTCCGACAATCATTTTCCATCCATGGGAGGATAACGCATTAGGTAGCTACATGCATGTGAGTTGGGAGTATGCTGTGATGGATTCTGTGCATGATCCTGGCAGGGAATACGAATGGGGTATTGAATACGGTTCCTACCAATATGGGATGTTCGCGACTGGAGATTCCGCTACGACAACAATCTATTTTAATATGTCCACTTGGAATCCGTATACTGTTGTATTGATGAAGACTATTTTACAAAAGTTGTGA
- the rbsK gene encoding ribokinase: MNKSKIIVIGSAGVDLTVKLERLPKPGETIVGGTFSKAYGAKGANQAVAAARLGGNVTFVANMGADDYRKESIINFQNEGMNTEFITADNEYPTAVAFIFVDKKGENAIGVASGANMNLSVKDVEKAKGVIADHNVMLLQLETPVETNRYSARLGKEFGIMVILNPAPAFPLDEDLLRMIDVLTPNETEAEILTGIKVIDESSAKQAADMLRKKGAANVIITMGAQGAFLLTDVHSGMISSIKIDAVDTTAAGDAFNGALAFALSNGESLKDAVKFANMAGAFAATKLGAQPSMSNREELRKFAGV, translated from the coding sequence ATGAATAAATCGAAAATTATTGTAATAGGAAGTGCAGGTGTTGATTTAACAGTTAAACTTGAAAGACTGCCCAAACCAGGTGAGACTATTGTGGGTGGTACTTTTAGTAAAGCATATGGTGCTAAAGGTGCAAATCAAGCTGTTGCTGCTGCGCGACTTGGAGGGAATGTCACATTTGTTGCAAACATGGGTGCTGATGATTACAGGAAAGAATCCATAATAAATTTTCAAAATGAAGGGATGAACACAGAATTTATCACCGCTGATAATGAATATCCTACAGCAGTCGCTTTTATTTTTGTTGATAAAAAAGGGGAGAACGCTATAGGAGTCGCTTCTGGTGCCAATATGAATTTATCAGTAAAAGATGTTGAAAAAGCAAAGGGCGTTATAGCAGATCATAATGTGATGCTTTTACAATTAGAAACTCCTGTTGAAACGAACAGGTATTCCGCACGTTTAGGCAAAGAATTCGGAATTATGGTCATATTAAATCCAGCTCCGGCATTTCCATTAGATGAAGATTTATTGCGAATGATTGACGTATTGACACCCAATGAAACCGAAGCTGAGATTTTGACTGGTATTAAAGTCATAGATGAAAGTAGCGCTAAACAAGCTGCAGACATGTTAAGAAAAAAAGGTGCAGCCAATGTAATCATCACCATGGGAGCACAAGGGGCTTTTCTACTCACGGATGTACATTCGGGAATGATATCGAGCATTAAAATTGATGCGGTAGATACCACAGCGGCTGGAGATGCATTTAACGGTGCCTTAGCCTTTGCGTTGTCAAATGGAGAATCTCTAAAGGATGCTGTTAAATTTGCAAATATGGCAGGGGCTTTTGCAGCCACTAAATTAGGAGCACAACCATCTATGTCGAATCGAGAAGAACTCCGTAAATTTGCAGGTGTTTGA